The Pan troglodytes isolate AG18354 chromosome 7, NHGRI_mPanTro3-v2.0_pri, whole genome shotgun sequence genome has a window encoding:
- the SLC35G5 gene encoding solute carrier family 35 member G5 yields the protein MAGSHPYFNLPDSTHPSPPSAPPSLRWCQRCQPSDATNGLLVALLGGGLPAGFVGPLSRMAYQASNLPSLELLICRCLFHLPIALPLKLHGDPLLGPPDIRGRACFCALLNVLSIGCAYSAVQVVPAGNAATVRKGSSTVCSAILTLCLESQGLSGYDWCGLLGSILGLIIIVGPGLWTLQEGTMGVYTALGYVQAFLGGLALSLGLLVYRSLHFPSCLPTVAFLSGLVGLLGSVPGLFVLQTPVLPSDLLSWSCVGAVGILALVSFTCVGYAVTKAHPALVCAVLHSEVVVALILQYYVLHETVAPSDIMGAGIVLGSIAIITARNLSCERTGKVEE from the coding sequence ATGGCTGGCAGTCACCCCTACTTCAACCTGCCTGACTCCACACACCCATCGCCGCCCTCCGCTCCACCCAGCCTCCGCTGGTGCCAGCGCTGCCAGCCCTCTGATGCCACCAATGGTCTGCTGGTGGCCCTGCTGGGTGGGGGCCTGCCTGCTGGCTTCGTGGGCCCCCTTTCTCGTATGGCTTACCAGGCTTCCAACCTGCCCTCGCTGGAGCTGCTCATCTGTCGATGCCTCTTCCACCTCCCTATTGCCCTGCCACTTAAACTGCATGGCGACCCCCTTCTGGGACCTCCTGACATCCGAGGCCGGGCCTGCTTCTGTGCCCTGCTCAACGTCCTCAGCATTGGATGTGCCTACAGTGCGGTTCAGGTGGTGCCCGCTGGCAACGCTGCCACTGTTCGCAAAGGTTCTTCCACCGTCTGCTCCGCCATCCTCACCCTCTGCCTTGAGAGCCAGGGTCTCAGTGGCTACGACTGGTGTGGACTGTTGGGCAGCATCCTAGGACTAATCATCATTGTGGGACCTGGACTCTGGACACTACAGGAGGGGACCATGGGTGTCTACACCGCCCTGGGCTATGTGCAGGCTTTCCTGGGAGGCCTGGCGCTGTCCCTGGGGCTTCTGGTGTATCGTTCTCTGCactttccctcctgcctcccaacaGTGGCCTTCCTATCTGGCTTGGTGGGGCTGCTGGGCTCTGTGCCAGGCCTCTTTGTGCTGCAGACCCCCGTGTTGCCCAGTGACCTCCTGAGTTGGAGTTGTGTGGGGGCAGTGGGGATCCTCGCCTTGGTCTCCTTCACATGTGTGGGCTATGCGGTCACCAAGGCCCACCCTGCCCTGGTGTGCGCTGTCCTGCATTCCGAGGTGGTGGTGGCCCTTATACTGCAGTATTATGTGCTCCATGAGACTGTGGCACCTTCTGACATCATGGGGGCAGGGATTGTGCTGGGCAGCATTGCCATCATTACAGCCCGGAACCTCAGCTGTGAGAGGACAGGGAAGGTGGAGGAGTGA